In the Planctomycetota bacterium genome, CGCAGGCGGCCCAGAACAGGCAACCCGCCGCGAGGACGGCCGCGCGTTTCATCCCTTTACGATATCGGCAGGACCCTCCGCATTCTTCACCTCGCGAAGGCCGCCGTCGGGACGGGCGGGAAGCCGGATCTCGAAAAGGCCGGCTCAGGCGTCCTGGGATTCCAGCCAGCGCTCGCAGTCGATCGCGGCCATGCATCCCATGCCGGCGGCGGTCACCGCCTGGCGGTAGACATGGTCCACGCAATCGCCGGCCGCAAAGACGCCTTCCACGCTGGTATACGTGCCGCGGCTGACCTTGACGTACCCCTTGTCGTCCAGATCCACCTGCCCCTGGAAGGCCTGGGTGTTGGGCTGGTGGCCGATCGCGACGAAGACGCCGCTGCACTCGAAGGTCGAGACCTTGTGCGTCTTGACGTTCTCCAGGCGCAGTCCGGTCACGCGTCCGGCCTTCACGTCCAGGATCTCTGTCACCACGGTGTCCCAGAGGAAGTCGATCTTCGGGTTCTTGCGCGCCTTTTCCTGCATGATCTTGGACGCGCGCAGCTGATCGCGCCGGTGAATGACGGTGACCTTGGAGGCGAACCGCGTGAGGAAGGTGGCTTCCTCGAGCGCCGTGTCGCCCCCGCCGATGACGGCCACGGGCTTGTTTCGGAAGATGGGCAGCGCGCCGTCGCAGGTGGCGCAGGCGGACACCCCCCGGTTGAGGAGCGCTTTCTCCGAGGGCAGGCCCAGCCATTTCGCGCCGGCCCCCGTGGCCAGGATGACCGCGCGGGCCCGGTACTCCTGGTCACCGGCCCACAACCGGAAGGGACGCTCCCGGAAATCGACGCGCTCCACCCATCCGCCCACGATCCGCGTCCCGAAGCGCTCCGCCTGCCGGCGGAACAGAGTCATCAGCTCCGGCCCCTGCACGCCGTCGGGGAATCCCGGGTAATTCTCGACCTCCGTTGTGATCATGAGCTGGCCGCCGGGCAGGTCCGTGCGCTTCGACTGGTCGGCCTCGCCCTCGATGAGGAGGGGTTTCAGGTTCGCGCGGGACGTGTAGAGCGCCGCCGTGTAGCCCGCCGGCCCGCTCCCGACGATGATGACGTTCTCAATGTCCAAGTTTCTTTTTCC is a window encoding:
- the trxB gene encoding thioredoxin-disulfide reductase; protein product: MDIENVIIVGSGPAGYTAALYTSRANLKPLLIEGEADQSKRTDLPGGQLMITTEVENYPGFPDGVQGPELMTLFRRQAERFGTRIVGGWVERVDFRERPFRLWAGDQEYRARAVILATGAGAKWLGLPSEKALLNRGVSACATCDGALPIFRNKPVAVIGGGDTALEEATFLTRFASKVTVIHRRDQLRASKIMQEKARKNPKIDFLWDTVVTEILDVKAGRVTGLRLENVKTHKVSTFECSGVFVAIGHQPNTQAFQGQVDLDDKGYVKVSRGTYTSVEGVFAAGDCVDHVYRQAVTAAGMGCMAAIDCERWLESQDA